The Mucilaginibacter rubeus genomic interval CCTTTTAATTCCATCATTAACCCCCGTTAATAAACGAAATCATGATTAATCAAAGCACAAAGGACGCTATAAAAGCGGAATTAAACAAACAAATCAACCTAATCGGCAGCGCGAAAAAATTGAGCGTAACGCTCAAAGTATCAAACGCCACTATTAGCAATATCATAAATGATAAAACCGCGCTTATCTCCGATCAGCTATGGTTTTCCATATCTGGAGCACTCGGTTTGAACTTTGATTTGCAATGGTTACACGCCGACACAGAGCCTTATAAAAAGCTTACCAATTACTTTAACGATGCCCGTTTGCACTCCAATGTATTTGCATTGGTAACTAATCCGGGCGGCGGTAAAACCTACGCAATGGATGATTTCAGGGACAAAAACCCGCATACCTATTATGTGAAATGCCATCGCCACACTACAGAGCGCGACTTCTTAAAACAGCTTTTAAATAGCATGCACGTAAATTTCAACTCGCACAGGATTACCGATTTGCTTAATAAAACTGTAGAAGTTGCCCGCAAACTTGAAAGTCCGTCTTTCATTGTCGACGAATTTGAAAAGGTTAAAAACGATGTGTTTGTGTTACCAATTGACATTTATAACTCATTGGAAAATCAGGTAGGTATCACCATCATAGGCACGCCAAATCTTAAAACCCGCATTGATAATGGCGTAGCACGTGGTACTATGGGCTACAATGAGTTATTAAGCCGTGTAGGCGGTAAAGTAATTGAAATTCCAGCACCCAGCCACGCCGATGCCTGCAATATCATCCGGGCAAATGGTATCAACGACAAAGATACAACCGTGCAAAAAGGCAAAGTGGTTAACGCAATGCAGTACATCATCAGCGAAAGCGACAACGATAATAACGAGGTTGATTTACGCCGTGTAAAGCGCTTAGTACACGCCATAAAACAAAAGGGTATTGGTAAATGATTGCACCGTTAATTGAGCTTACAGGCTCCGTGGTGAGGGATTTAACGGAGTTTGGTTTCTATCAGGATAACATCGATTACCTGTTTAAAGAGATCGGCGGAAGAGAAATAGCAGTAGGTGTCGAAGTGGTTTATATATCTAACATAATAGCTAATTAAAATGAAATACAATTTAAAGGTTCATCTTGAAAAAAGGTTTAGGATACCCCGGAAACTTAAAAAAGAAATGAATAAGATATGGGTTGTTAGAGTGGTAATAACAGCAGGTAGGGAGGTGCAAAAAGAATTGATTTACACGCCAACTACCCAAATTTACATTAACTAAAATGAACAAAATTAAGCAGGCCGTAACTATACAGGCCGTAACCAGAGAGAAGGTAATGAAGCTATTAGGCTTAACAGAAGAGCAGTACGGCGAATATGTAATAGATCACGGCCTCGCTTACCTGCGCTTGCATTTGGGTGATAATTTGATGGCTAAAAGCCTGCCTCAAACCGCCCTGTTCTGGGGCTGGTGGCGCAATCACTGGCATACGGTAGATATGGACTTTGTAGATGAAGTCCGAAAGCTGACACAAGCGGAGCGGGGGCAATATTATGATATAGTACACGCCGTTGAAGGCTTTGAATTTACCCCGCCCCGCCCTGTTATGCAGGATGCCTTTAAGAAAATAACCTATAAACCAAAAATTGTACATCAACTGTAAATGGATAGAAAAATTAAAAGGGTGATTGATGGCGTAGCCAAACACTACCCAATGCGAAAAGAGCGCATGTTGCAGAAGCAAAGCGGAAACGGTGAACCCGCGATGGCCCGCTATATGGCTTATAAAATGCTTTCAGAGCAGGGAATAGCCAATACCGAAATAGCGATAAGCTTTGAAATGAAAGTTGAAAATGTTACCAAAGCCTTGAAGCGTTTTGACGATTGGCTAACGATATATCCAGAGTTAAAAAAGAAATACGAATTAATAAAAGCACACACTTTAAAATGACTTTAAACCTTACCCAACAGCAAGCAGAGGCACTTTTTGAAGTATTCCAAAACTTCATACTTCCAGCTAAACCAGTACGGGCGAAAGACAAATTAATAATCATGATGCTGTTAAAAGTATTCAGGAAGCTACGGGCTAAACTTGAAGCCCGGCTGCCGCGCGGATACAGCATAACGCTTGCCCCCGAAGAGGCAATGGCATATTTCGCATACTTCGACGGCTATACATTTCCGCCAACGATGATATATGAGAAAAACTTCATATCGGCCCAAATCAATGAAATCAACAGACAATTATTTTAATAAACAACCAAAAACAATGGCTAAGAACACGAACAGAGCGAAGGCAGATGCCGCAAAAATTATCACAAAACAAGAATGTACAGAGGCTTTTAGCGTGTACGCGGCTGCTGATGCAGAGCAATCACAAATCAACGCCGAATTGGAAATTGAAATCAACAAATTAAGGGATGCGAAGGCAAAACGCATGCTGGAGCTACAGGCCATAAAGAATGGCTCATTTGCCATAATGAAGGCTTATGCCATGGCGAACAAATCAGAGTTTGCAGTAAAAAGATCAATGATTTTTTCCTTCGGTAAAATCGGGTTTAGGACTGGCACACCTGCAATAACCCTTTTAAAAGGCTTTAAAATGGAGGCTGTTATTGCTCTGGTAAAAAAACACCTGCCTGATTATATACGCACTGTCGAAGTAATCGCAAAAGATGAACTGATAGCAAAACGCTCCGACATTAAGGTAAATGACCACTTTGCCAAATGCGGTTTTAAAGTAACCAAATCAGAGAGCTTTTTTGTGGAGCCTAAAAAAGAAGACAAGGACGCTAACAGTGAAGAGGTGGAGGCCGCAGCATAATGGAAAACGAACGCAACGAGTTGAAAACCCAGGCAATTGCTCTGGAGATCACCAAAGAGGATATAACCGCCGCTGCAAACGCTTATGCCGATGGCTGCACCGCTGATATCGAGGGAGCACATAAAGAGCACTTCAAAAATAAAATCATGATACATTGGTACGCAGGATGGATGGCGCACTCGCTAATGTTGGAGCCTTATTTTGCCAATGTGATGCACGCATCCAACACGCTTGCCACTATCGCCGCCGCCGCA includes:
- a CDS encoding ATP-binding protein, which encodes MINQSTKDAIKAELNKQINLIGSAKKLSVTLKVSNATISNIINDKTALISDQLWFSISGALGLNFDLQWLHADTEPYKKLTNYFNDARLHSNVFALVTNPGGGKTYAMDDFRDKNPHTYYVKCHRHTTERDFLKQLLNSMHVNFNSHRITDLLNKTVEVARKLESPSFIVDEFEKVKNDVFVLPIDIYNSLENQVGITIIGTPNLKTRIDNGVARGTMGYNELLSRVGGKVIEIPAPSHADACNIIRANGINDKDTTVQKGKVVNAMQYIISESDNDNNEVDLRRVKRLVHAIKQKGIGK
- a CDS encoding host-nuclease inhibitor Gam family protein, with the translated sequence MKSTDNYFNKQPKTMAKNTNRAKADAAKIITKQECTEAFSVYAAADAEQSQINAELEIEINKLRDAKAKRMLELQAIKNGSFAIMKAYAMANKSEFAVKRSMIFSFGKIGFRTGTPAITLLKGFKMEAVIALVKKHLPDYIRTVEVIAKDELIAKRSDIKVNDHFAKCGFKVTKSESFFVEPKKEDKDANSEEVEAAA